The following nucleotide sequence is from Glycine max cultivar Williams 82 chromosome 9, Glycine_max_v4.0, whole genome shotgun sequence.
CAGCAATGGTGCTGAGTGGTGACAACGGGATTTCGGAGTTTGTCTTATTCATACAAGCCAATGCAGGGGTACTAATGTCATTTCACTTGCCTCCCTCAGCACAGTGACTAGCATCCGAAggaaagtgaaacaaaaacgttgtatagataatatatatatatatatatatgtgtgtgtgtgtgtatatgcaATATCAGACATCATAGCCTCCATTGCTCGGTTTCGCGTTTCATATTCTTCGCCCCTTGTTCTGCAGTGCGTGAAGAATATCTTCATTTCTTTCATGCACTCAGACTTTTAATCCAGACGCACGTTTTCTGTGCACGAGGTaagtgatttaattaatttgaattttcaatattattattttttggttcaTCATTGTTTCTTCATTTGTCATATTTACATTCCCATTTTCTTCTCCGTTGTGTAGTAATATTATCTATATAGCATTATAATTTGCATATCTCTAAACCCAGAAAGGCATATACACTAGTTAAGAGTTTGGTTTTATCTTAATtatctgcattttttttattttcactcattTTTTGCATCTGAGTCTGTCAGATCTGGCACGAATTCCCTGTGAATCTTGCAAAGATGGAATCTTGTGCGCAATTCGGGTTCTGGGTGGTCTTCATCTTGTTCTTGGCATTTCAAATTCCTCCCAATTACGGGTTCTACCTTCCAGGTAGTTACCCCCACAACTATGGTGTCTCAGATGAGTTGTGGGTGAAGGTGAATTCCCTCACTTCCATTGACACAGAAATTCCCTTTAGCTACTACAGCTTGCCCTTTTGCAAGCCCGAGGGTGGCATCAAGGACAGTGCTGAGAACCTTGGGGAGCTCCTCATGGGGGATAGGATAGAGAACTCTCCTTATAGGTTTAGGATGTACTCCAATGAGTCTGAGATTTACTTGTGCCGGATCGAGGCATTGTCTGGGGACCAGTTCAAGATCTTGAAGGAGAGGATTGATGAGATGTATCAGGTCAATTTGATTCTTGATAATTTGCCTGCTATTAGGTTCACACAGAAAGAAGGGTACTTTATGAGATGGACTGGGTACCCTGTTGGTATTAAGATTGAGGATGCCTATTATGTGTTTAACCATCTCAAGTTCAATGTTCTTGTCCACAAGTACGAGGAGACCAATGTGGCTCGTGTGATGGGGACTGGTGAAGGTGCAGAACTGATCCCGGTTGTCAAGCAGGGGTCTTCTGAGAAGCCCGGATACATGGTTGTTGGGTTTGAGGTGATTCCTTGTAGTATTATGCATAATGCTGATTCTGCGAAAACCTTGAAGATGTATGAGAAGTATCCATCGTCTATCAGATGCGATCCAGCCACTGTGGCAATGCCTATCAAGGAGGGTCAGCCTGTTGTTTTCACTTATGAGGTCACCTTTGAGGAGAGTGACATCAAGTGGCCATCTAGATGGGATGCTTACTTGAAGATGGAGGGAGCTAAAGTGCATTGGTTTTCTATCCTTAATTCGCTTATGGTGATCACTTTTCTTGCTGGCATTGTTCTTGTGATCTTCCTAAGGACTGTTAGGAGGGATCTGACCCGTTATGAGGAGCTTGATAAGGAGGCTCAAGCACAGATGAATGAAGAATTATCTGGTTGGAAGCTTGTAGTGGGAGATGTTTTCCGTGCTCCATCGAATCCTGCTTTGTTGTGTGTGATGGTTGGGGATGGGGTTCAGATTCTTGGGATGTCTGTTGTGACGATATTGTTTGCTGCACTTGGATTCATGTCACCGGCATCTCGCGGAACACTAATCACAGGTATCCTGTTTTTCTATATGATACTCGGTATTGCTGCTGGTTATGTCTCAGTTCGTATGTGGAGGACGATCGGCTTTGGCGAACAGAAGGGCTGGGTGTCAATCGCATGGAAAGCTGCGTGTTTCTTCCCAGGCATTTCCTTTTTGATCCTCACAACCTTGAACTTCCTATTGTGGGGAAGCCACAGCACCGGAGCCATTCCATTTGCACTCTTCATAATACTAATCTTGCTTTGGTTCTGCATATCGTTACCCCTTACACTTGTTGGTGGCTACTTTGGAGCAAAGGCACCCCACATCGAGTATCCGGTCCGAACCAACCAAATTCCTCGCGAAATTCCCCAGCAGAAGTACCCATCATGGCTGTTAGTTCTTGGTGCTGGCACCCTTCCATTTGGCACCTTGTTCATTGAGCTCTTCTTTATCATGTCCAGCATTTGGATGGGCCGCGTTTACTACGTCTTTGGGTTTCTCTTCGTTGTTTTGATCCTTCTTGTGGTGGTTTGTGCCGAGGTATCTCTAGTTCTGACTTACATGCACCTGTGTGTGGAGGATTGGAAATGGTGGTGGAAATCGTTCTTTGCCTCTGGTTCTGTCGCCATATACATCTTTTTGTACTCTGTTAACTATCTTGTGTTTGATCTCAAGAGTTTGAGTGGTCCCGTGTCTGCAACTCTTTACTTAGGATACTCACTCTTCATGGTTCTAGCAATCATGCTTTCTACAGGTACAATTGGGTTCCTCTCTTCATTCTGGTTCGTGCATTACTTGTTCTCTTCTGTCAAGTTGGATTGAAGTCTCAACGCTCTCACAAATTACCATTACTGAGAAAAGATTTCATCAAGAGGACCCTTTGAAATGTTCAATTTTATATGTTACTGTATTTCAGTTCATTATTTTGTTAGGGAAAATAGTAAATTTAGTGCAGCTACTGTATTCTGTTTTGCTTAACTCATCgctagatattaaaaaaattattcattgcaTGATGTAGTTAGTAATTCATAAGTTCCTTGGCATTCTGAAGCATGTAATCTTATTGTTGGTAGTTGATGTTTGGAACTGTAATTCAGATCTTTATGGCCTTGTCTGCGAAAATTCcaattacaataataaaaatatgatcgCAAGTAACAAGTTGCGCTTGATACCTTGGTGAGATTTCTCTGCATTTGTGGACCCTATTTGTAGCGTTATTGTTTGTGGTCTAGTCATGCTGCAATTTGGCCCCACTTACACGTTTGAAGATAGCCTGTGTGACAAAGTAGGAACTTAGATGAGAGATCTACCccgcgcacacacacacaatacaGTTATGTAACAAAAGATATATCCTCTATCCGttcctaattataaaattatttttaatttttttttatctttttataagtttttttttaaaaaaaatttagatatattaattactatttCTTATACTTAATTATTCTCTTTTTAAACATTAATGAGAGTTAATTAAGTagataaagaaacaaataaagaataattttaaaataataatataaataattgatagatttaatgtgattaactaaatcaattattttcttgAGAGATGTGAATTAATTGAAAGAACGAAGGAACTAGTTCATCGTGAAACTTCCAATTACATTATAaggatgagaaaaaaattataaaaaaatttaaaacaaacataaagttcttatataatcataaaaaatacgTTAGTATCAAGTAGTACCgagtttgttcattttttattcacacaaaaaaaatttgattttaaaaataaataatacatgttttttttttgtgttagaCCCTTTACATTAGAAAGTCATTTTAGACTTAgtaattcaaatcaaattaaggGAACTACTCACATTACATACATACCTTATTCTGGACTATTTGTTTTGTGTCAATCATAGATTCATACTTACCCGCAATTAGATGGAAAAGGCAAATAGAGACAGAAAATGTAAATAGCGAAATGAATAAAAGGGGAAACAATTTAATATCTCGGTTTCTCTAAATATTCATATACTTgaattgaatagaaaaatatcAAACTAAACAAATCAGATAACCTTACGAAATCTTGTTAATAATGTCCACGATTTAGCACTTGCAGAAATAATAGGGgtgaacaaataaataatttcatacaacatcagatttaattaaaaatttgaaagtacTCTAAGAGACTAAGAAGATGATATATATTAAGTTTAATGatcaaaatgataataaattgtcaaatttaggaatcaaaatataagtaaattgttaagttcaagaaataaaataataataaattattaaatttagaaatcaaatttaaaaattaatttttttacatgtgaCAATTATATGAATGATATGCCATAATCCTTAATTGTCATTTTTGAGTTAAAGGAATAAACATTGTATAAATTTGTCACactttatatatttgaaaacaaagttttaatttctcaactttaaaaaacttaaatatcaCCACCAAGCAAATTCAAGAAAGAAAACAGATATTTACCTTATTCCTATAGAAAATTCAAGCAGTGTTAGTTATTTCGTGGGAAATTAGTCCTTCCCCCTAAATCGACGCATTTGTTACTTGGTTTCTGTGAGTGTTCGTGAACCACTCAACGAACTCGACTCTGTGTGGCACATTATCTCAATTCTCAAAGCAAATCAACAAACAATGTTGAACTCCACCCCCACCTCCTTCTACCGCACCACCACTCTCActccctctcctcttctctccactcctcttccttcttcttcttcttgcaccCATCATCATTCATGTCTACACCCCCGCCACTTCTCCTTCCACTCACAACCTCTTCGCCTAAGCAACCTCCGCTGCCACACCCATTTGCCATCAACCCCAAAGgttccatttatttatttattaatttatttaatttaattatttattcaatggTTGTTTTCTCACACCACTGACTTGTCCTTACTCGTGTCACTATCTTTTAAGAAGACATTCAAACTGAATTGTTCCATCAGCGAGCCTCTGAAGGTGATGATATCAGGTGCACCTGCCTCGGGCAAAGGCACGCAATGTGAATTGATTGTCCAAAAGGTTGGTTAATCGTTACCACAGCATGTCATctcctatcaaataaaaaaaagggtaaaatataTTGTGAATCCTTGTACTTTGGTTGAAATTTAGTTTTAGTTCCGAagttcaactttgatcattttggTTCctgaactttgaaaataaaaacaatgatttttgTTCCTCCTCCCGGGGAAAACTGATAGGAATGGGCCTAGAGAGGCCCAAATAAAGTagaagatttatatattatccttttatgttgtttagttttattttatatgtccTAAAATTACTAGATTATGTCACTTGCATGGTTGATATTTGTTGTAAATCCCTATTTAACATAGGGTATGTGCTGTGTAATTGATCATCTACAAgaatatcaattttattattttatcttctctctaAATTTTGGTAGAATGATCGGAGTAGTGATAGAATAGGTCTGTGACGAGGACAAAAATCACTGATTTTCTAAAGTTCTTGACCCAAATTGAtcgaagttaaaataaattttaccaaaattacataagagactaaaaacatattttatctataaaaaataaaggaattatGTATTTGATGCAGgagtaattaatataaaaaattatttctctgTTATTGTGCAGTTTGGATTGGTGCACATATCAACAGGGGATTTGCTAAGAGCAGAGGTAGGGGCTGGAACTGAAATTGGAAACAAAGCAAAGGAGTTCATGAACGCAGGTCAATTGGTTCCTGACGAAATTGTGACAGctgtatgatattattaaattctgcttgctttatttttttaatcaataaattcTGCTTGCTAGGGGTGTGCATATAAACTAGTTCGaactaaatcatttccaaactGCACTGAACTGAATTGGTTTTTGAACTGAACCGGCTCGGTTAAATAAAACTGAACTGGTTTTTCAAATAAGTTTGTTGTTCTTACTTACTTTTTGTGCCATGAAAATATAATGCTTGATTTGGTTACTATACATTCTCTTGTAGATGGTGGCAGCACGATTGACTCGCGAAGATGCAAAGCAAACTGGGTGGCTTCTTGATGGGTACCCTCGGAGTTATGGCCAAGCCCAGAGTTTGGAGAAAATGCAGATACGACCCAATGTGTATATCGTACTAGATGTATGTTAaactttgattttattttttctaagccTTAACTGCAAAATTTGCATTTGTTTTTAAGACAAGGTCTTAAGAAATGGTGACTATTTTAAAGGTTTATTTGGCTTCTGCCACCACAATTGTGGCTGCATTTGCTTACAATTTTCCTAACATATATTGCGACCAAACTTCAACTCCaattgcaatttaaaaccttgtttAAGCTTAATAAGATAgtatttctttttcctctcaaaatGTTAACATTGCTGGTACAAATTTGACCTGTTTATAATATGAAATGAGGAAGGTGTGCCTCATTTTGGGGTGTACCGGggtggaaggaagagagagatagaaagaaaacaaagaaagaagaaagtgacaaatgTGATAAGTGATATGGGATGTGAGGGGAAGGAAAGAGAGATAAAGACTAAAATGAGATGGTAGAGAAAATGTGATGTTAATAATAACTTGTTTGTAATAAGCATAATAGGACTTGGTCACTTGGTGTTATTGAAATATTGACATATTAAATGTTATATAATTACCTAGAGTTTTGTGTGCAATAGATAGATCATAGATGctaatta
It contains:
- the LOC100805158 gene encoding transmembrane 9 superfamily member 11, translating into MESCAQFGFWVVFILFLAFQIPPNYGFYLPGSYPHNYGVSDELWVKVNSLTSIDTEIPFSYYSLPFCKPEGGIKDSAENLGELLMGDRIENSPYRFRMYSNESEIYLCRIEALSGDQFKILKERIDEMYQVNLILDNLPAIRFTQKEGYFMRWTGYPVGIKIEDAYYVFNHLKFNVLVHKYEETNVARVMGTGEGAELIPVVKQGSSEKPGYMVVGFEVIPCSIMHNADSAKTLKMYEKYPSSIRCDPATVAMPIKEGQPVVFTYEVTFEESDIKWPSRWDAYLKMEGAKVHWFSILNSLMVITFLAGIVLVIFLRTVRRDLTRYEELDKEAQAQMNEELSGWKLVVGDVFRAPSNPALLCVMVGDGVQILGMSVVTILFAALGFMSPASRGTLITGILFFYMILGIAAGYVSVRMWRTIGFGEQKGWVSIAWKAACFFPGISFLILTTLNFLLWGSHSTGAIPFALFIILILLWFCISLPLTLVGGYFGAKAPHIEYPVRTNQIPREIPQQKYPSWLLVLGAGTLPFGTLFIELFFIMSSIWMGRVYYVFGFLFVVLILLVVVCAEVSLVLTYMHLCVEDWKWWWKSFFASGSVAIYIFLYSVNYLVFDLKSLSGPVSATLYLGYSLFMVLAIMLSTGTIGFLSSFWFVHYLFSSVKLD